One region of Pongo pygmaeus isolate AG05252 chromosome 21, NHGRI_mPonPyg2-v2.0_pri, whole genome shotgun sequence genomic DNA includes:
- the LOC129022066 gene encoding cystatin-8 — translation MPRCRWLSLVLLTIPLALVARKDPNKNETGVLRKLKPVNASNANVKQCLWFAMQEYNKESEDKYVFLVVKTLQAQLQVTNLLEYLIDVEIARSDCRKPLSTNEICTIQENSKLKKKLSCSFLVGALPWNGEFTVMEKKCEDA, via the exons CGGTGGCTCTCCCTGGTCCTCCTCACCATTCCCCTGGCCCTGGTGGCCAGGAAAGACCCAAACAAGAATGAGACGGGGGTGTTGAGGAAATTAAAACCCGTCAATGCCTCAAATGCCAACGTGAAGCAGTGTCTGTGGTTTGCCATGCAAGAATACAACAAAGAGAGCGAGGACAAGTATGTCTTCCTGGTGGTGAAGACACTGCAAGCCCAGCTGCAG GTCACAAATCTTCTGGAATACCTTATTGATGTAGAAATTGCCCGCAGCGATTGCAGAAAGCCTTTAAGCACTAATGAAATCTGCACCATTCAAGAAAACTCCAAGCTGAAAAAG AAATTAAGCTGCAGCTTTTTGGTAGGAGCACTTCCCTGGAATGGCGAATTCACTGTGATGGAGAAAAAGTGTGAAGATGCCTAA